A genomic region of Nymphaea colorata isolate Beijing-Zhang1983 chromosome 2, ASM883128v2, whole genome shotgun sequence contains the following coding sequences:
- the LOC116247805 gene encoding uncharacterized protein LOC116247805 isoform X1, producing MNGVDMVLFGASGIVESSGIINHNKHLSKSMIDNREALISKTYQFGRRPESMEGQSEIEEQIKENPKLRIAIIHPDLGIGGGERLIVDAAVELAAHGHNVHVFTAHHDKSHCFEETLGGHFPVTVYGSFLPRHLFHHFHVICAYVRCIVVSLCVLLFWPEFDVVLIDQVSAVIPIMRIKRLAKIVFYCHFPDLLLAQHSTLLRRIYRKPFDLLEEATTGMADLILVNSKFTAATFANTFKSLHTKGIRPAVLYPAVNVEQFSKPESYRLNFLSINRFERKKNIELAISAFSILRSIEDFDTRASLTIVGGYDKRLVENVEYLEALKSLAVREGIADRVEFITSCSTAQRNKLLSECLCVIYTPKDEHFGIVPLEAMAAQKPVIACNSGGPLETIKHSATGFLCEPTPQQFSSAMAALMRNPEMSVEMGKQARDHVTQMFSTKSFGQRLNQYVVELHEKV from the exons ATGAATGGAGTTGACATGGTACTGTTTGGGGCCAGTGGCATTGTTGAAAGTAGTGGCATCATCAACCACAATAAGCACTTATCAAAATCCATG ATAGACAATAGAGAGGCTTTGATTTCAAAGACGTACCAGTTTGGGAGAAGGCCGGAATCAATGGAAGGACAATCAGAGATAGAGGAACAAATTAAGGAGAACCCCAAGCTACGTATTGCCATCATCCACCCTGACCTTGGCatag GAGGAGGTGAAAGGTTAATTGTTGATGCTGCTGTTGAGCTTGCAGCTCATGGACACAATGTCCATGTTTTCACTGCACACCATGATAAGTCTCATTGTTTTGAAGAGACTCTTGGTG GACATTTTCCAGTCACAGTGTATGGTTCTTTCCTGCCCCGGCATTTGTTCCATCATTTCCATGTTATATGTGCATATGTTCGCTGCATAGTTGTTTCTCTGTGTGTGCTGCTCTTCTGGCCTGAATTTGACGTTGTATTGATTGATCAAGTTTCTGCTGTGATTCCAATCATGAGAATTAAGCGACTTGCCAAG ATTGTATTTTATTGCCATTTTCCGGATTTGTTGCTGGCACAACATTCAACTCTTCTGAGAAGAATTTATAGGAAGCCATTTGACCTGCTTGAAGAGGCAACTACTG GGATGGCTGATCTGATTTTGGTCAACAGCAAATTTACTGCAGCCACTTTTGCAAATACATTCAAATCCCTTCATACTAAGGGTATACGTCCAGCTGTTCTCTATCCAGCAGTCAATGTGGAGCAGTTCAGTAAGCCTGAGTCATATAG gttaaattttctttctataaatcgctttgaaagaaaaaagaatattgAGTTAGCAATATCAGCATTTTCAATCCTTAGGTCCATCGAGGATTTTGATACTCGAGCATCATTGACTATTGTAG GTGGATATGACAAACGTCTTGTGGAAAATGTTGAGTACCTAGAGGCACTGAAGAGCTTAGCTGTAAGGGAAGGAATTGCTGATCGAGTTGAATTTATCACGTCTTGCTCAACAGCTCAAAGGAACAAGTTGCTGTCTGAATGCTTATGTGTTATATACACCCCAAAG gaTGAACATTTTGGCATTGTACCGTTGGAGGCTATGGCAGCACAAAAGCCTGTGATTGCATGCAATAGTGGTGGCCCTCTTGAAACAATCAAGCATTCTGCAACAGGATTTCTTTGTGAACCAACTCCACAACAGTTTTCTTCTGCAATGGCTGCACTTATGAGAAACCCAGAGATGTCGGTTGAAATGGGTAAGCAAGCCCGTGATCATGTTACACAGATGTTCTCGACGAAAAGTTTTGGCCAAAGATTAAACCAATATGTTGTAGAATTACATGAAAAGGTCTGA
- the LOC116247727 gene encoding F-box/kelch-repeat protein At1g26930-like produces the protein MLDGQSCVFRRTFASSCDPERDCYFSSCSIEMRRGSDGEQEAGDGDAGGPTGGGGVRGKRRRIRPFPEKSLATSPGLSDSSPACPSDDRSDQQEPNYSTDGALINGLNRDMSINCLVRCSRSDYGSISSLSRSFNSLVRSGLLYRLRREHGIVEHWVYFACSLAEWQAFDPYRQRWMRLPRIPSGECFTCSDKESLAVGTELLVFGKDVNSVVIWRYSILTNSWSPGPSMESPRCLFGSASLGEIAIVAGGCDINGRIFSSAEMYNSEKGRWVALPSMNSPRKMCSGFFMDGKFYVIGGLKSLTEPLTCGEELDLKTKTWRTIPDMSPCKGELAGAPPLVAVVNNELYAADYSEANVIKKYDKKNNTWHVVGRLPERADSMNGWGLAFKACGDRVIVIGGQRGPGAGHTELNWWKPAEGPPEWDLLAREALGSFVYNCAVMGC, from the coding sequence ATGTTGGATGGCCAATCGTGCGTGTTTCGGAGGACGTTCGCGTCGTCGTGCGATCCTGAACGGGATTGTTACTTCTCTTCCTGCTCGATCGAGATGAGGCGGGGTTCGGATGGAGAACAGGAAGCTGGTGACGGTGATGCGGGTGGGCCTACCGGAGGAGGCGGTGTCCGCGGCAAGAGACGCCGTATTCGGCCGTTCCCTGAGAAAAGCCTCGCTACGTCACCAGGGCTATCGGATTCGAGCCCCGCGTGCCCAAGCGACGACCGATCCGACCAGCAGGAACCGAACTACTCGACGGACGGCGCGCTGATCAACGGGCTCAATCGGGACATGTCCATCAATTGCCTCGTCCGATGCTCGAGATCGGACTATGGATCGATCTCCTCTTTGAGTCGAAGCTTCAATTCTCTTGTTCGGTCGGGGTTGCTCTACCGACTGAGGCGGGAGCACGGGATCGTGGAGCACTGGGTTTACTTTGCCTGCAGTTTGGCGGAGTGGCAGGCGTTCGATCCCTACAGGCAACGGTGGATGCGTCTCCCTCGGATCCCCTCTGGCGAGTGTTTCACCTGCTCCGACAAGGAATCGCTCGCCGTCGGCACAGAATTGCTCGTGTTCGGCAAGGATGTCAACTCCGTTGTTATCTGGAGGTACAGCATCCTCACGAACTCTTGGTCCCCCGGTCCATCTATGGAGTCACCGAGGTGCTTGTTCGGGTCGGCAAGCCTCGGCGAGATCGCCATCGTGGCTGGTGGGTGCGATATCAATGGAAGGATCTTCAGCTCTGCTGAGATGTACAATTCGGAGAAAGGGCGTTGGGTCGCTCTTCCGAGCATGAATTCGCCGAGGAAGATGTGCTCTGGGTTCTTCATGGACGGAAAGTTTTATGTTATAGGCGGTCTGAAGAGCTTGACGGAGCCGCTGACTTGCGGGGAAGAGCTTGATTTGAAGACAAAGACGTGGAGAACGATTCCGGATATGTCTCCTTGTAAGGGAGAGTTGGCCGGGGCGCCTCCCCTGGTTGCTGTTGTGAACAACGAGCTCTATGCAGCCGATTATTCAGAAgccaatgttataaaaaaatatgataagaagAACAACACTTGGCACGTCGTCGGAAGGCTGCCTGAGAGGGCAGATTCGATGAATGGTTGGGGCCTGGCATTCAAAGCTTGTGGCGATCGGGTGATTGTTATTGGAGGGCAAAGAGGTCCCGGCGCGGGGCACACGGAGTTGAATTGGTGGAAGCCGGCAGAAGGGCCGCCGGAGTGGGATCTGCTTGCAAGAGAGGCATTGGGAAGTTTTGTCTATAATTGTGCAGTAATGGGCTGTTGA
- the LOC116247805 gene encoding uncharacterized protein LOC116247805 isoform X3, with protein sequence MEGQSEIEEQIKENPKLRIAIIHPDLGIGGGERLIVDAAVELAAHGHNVHVFTAHHDKSHCFEETLGGHFPVTVYGSFLPRHLFHHFHVICAYVRCIVVSLCVLLFWPEFDVVLIDQVSAVIPIMRIKRLAKIVFYCHFPDLLLAQHSTLLRRIYRKPFDLLEEATTGMADLILVNSKFTAATFANTFKSLHTKGIRPAVLYPAVNVEQFSKPESYRLNFLSINRFERKKNIELAISAFSILRSIEDFDTRASLTIVGGYDKRLVENVEYLEALKSLAVREGIADRVEFITSCSTAQRNKLLSECLCVIYTPKDEHFGIVPLEAMAAQKPVIACNSGGPLETIKHSATGFLCEPTPQQFSSAMAALMRNPEMSVEMGKQARDHVTQMFSTKSFGQRLNQYVVELHEKV encoded by the exons ATGGAAGGACAATCAGAGATAGAGGAACAAATTAAGGAGAACCCCAAGCTACGTATTGCCATCATCCACCCTGACCTTGGCatag GAGGAGGTGAAAGGTTAATTGTTGATGCTGCTGTTGAGCTTGCAGCTCATGGACACAATGTCCATGTTTTCACTGCACACCATGATAAGTCTCATTGTTTTGAAGAGACTCTTGGTG GACATTTTCCAGTCACAGTGTATGGTTCTTTCCTGCCCCGGCATTTGTTCCATCATTTCCATGTTATATGTGCATATGTTCGCTGCATAGTTGTTTCTCTGTGTGTGCTGCTCTTCTGGCCTGAATTTGACGTTGTATTGATTGATCAAGTTTCTGCTGTGATTCCAATCATGAGAATTAAGCGACTTGCCAAG ATTGTATTTTATTGCCATTTTCCGGATTTGTTGCTGGCACAACATTCAACTCTTCTGAGAAGAATTTATAGGAAGCCATTTGACCTGCTTGAAGAGGCAACTACTG GGATGGCTGATCTGATTTTGGTCAACAGCAAATTTACTGCAGCCACTTTTGCAAATACATTCAAATCCCTTCATACTAAGGGTATACGTCCAGCTGTTCTCTATCCAGCAGTCAATGTGGAGCAGTTCAGTAAGCCTGAGTCATATAG gttaaattttctttctataaatcgctttgaaagaaaaaagaatattgAGTTAGCAATATCAGCATTTTCAATCCTTAGGTCCATCGAGGATTTTGATACTCGAGCATCATTGACTATTGTAG GTGGATATGACAAACGTCTTGTGGAAAATGTTGAGTACCTAGAGGCACTGAAGAGCTTAGCTGTAAGGGAAGGAATTGCTGATCGAGTTGAATTTATCACGTCTTGCTCAACAGCTCAAAGGAACAAGTTGCTGTCTGAATGCTTATGTGTTATATACACCCCAAAG gaTGAACATTTTGGCATTGTACCGTTGGAGGCTATGGCAGCACAAAAGCCTGTGATTGCATGCAATAGTGGTGGCCCTCTTGAAACAATCAAGCATTCTGCAACAGGATTTCTTTGTGAACCAACTCCACAACAGTTTTCTTCTGCAATGGCTGCACTTATGAGAAACCCAGAGATGTCGGTTGAAATGGGTAAGCAAGCCCGTGATCATGTTACACAGATGTTCTCGACGAAAAGTTTTGGCCAAAGATTAAACCAATATGTTGTAGAATTACATGAAAAGGTCTGA
- the LOC116247805 gene encoding uncharacterized protein LOC116247805 isoform X2 — MNGVDMVLFGASGIVESSGIINHNKHLSKSMIDNREALISKTYQFGRRPESMEGQSEIEEQIKENPKLRIAIIHPDLGIGGGERLIVDAAVELAAHGHNVHVFTAHHDKSHCFEETLGGHFPVTVYGSFLPRHLFHHFHVICAYVRCIVVSLCVLLFWPEFDVVLIDQVSAVIPIMRIKRLAKIVFYCHFPDLLLAQHSTLLRRIYRKPFDLLEEATTGMADLILVNSKFTAATFANTFKSLHTKGIRPAVLYPAVNVEQFSKPESYRLNFLSINRFERKKNIELAISAFSILRSIEDFDTRASLTIVGGYDKRLVENVEYLEALKSLAVREGIADRVEFITSCSTAQRNKLLSECLCVIYTPKDEHFGIVPLEAMAAQKPVIACNSGGPLETIKHSATGFLCEPTPQQFSSAMAALMRNPEMSVEMGI, encoded by the exons ATGAATGGAGTTGACATGGTACTGTTTGGGGCCAGTGGCATTGTTGAAAGTAGTGGCATCATCAACCACAATAAGCACTTATCAAAATCCATG ATAGACAATAGAGAGGCTTTGATTTCAAAGACGTACCAGTTTGGGAGAAGGCCGGAATCAATGGAAGGACAATCAGAGATAGAGGAACAAATTAAGGAGAACCCCAAGCTACGTATTGCCATCATCCACCCTGACCTTGGCatag GAGGAGGTGAAAGGTTAATTGTTGATGCTGCTGTTGAGCTTGCAGCTCATGGACACAATGTCCATGTTTTCACTGCACACCATGATAAGTCTCATTGTTTTGAAGAGACTCTTGGTG GACATTTTCCAGTCACAGTGTATGGTTCTTTCCTGCCCCGGCATTTGTTCCATCATTTCCATGTTATATGTGCATATGTTCGCTGCATAGTTGTTTCTCTGTGTGTGCTGCTCTTCTGGCCTGAATTTGACGTTGTATTGATTGATCAAGTTTCTGCTGTGATTCCAATCATGAGAATTAAGCGACTTGCCAAG ATTGTATTTTATTGCCATTTTCCGGATTTGTTGCTGGCACAACATTCAACTCTTCTGAGAAGAATTTATAGGAAGCCATTTGACCTGCTTGAAGAGGCAACTACTG GGATGGCTGATCTGATTTTGGTCAACAGCAAATTTACTGCAGCCACTTTTGCAAATACATTCAAATCCCTTCATACTAAGGGTATACGTCCAGCTGTTCTCTATCCAGCAGTCAATGTGGAGCAGTTCAGTAAGCCTGAGTCATATAG gttaaattttctttctataaatcgctttgaaagaaaaaagaatattgAGTTAGCAATATCAGCATTTTCAATCCTTAGGTCCATCGAGGATTTTGATACTCGAGCATCATTGACTATTGTAG GTGGATATGACAAACGTCTTGTGGAAAATGTTGAGTACCTAGAGGCACTGAAGAGCTTAGCTGTAAGGGAAGGAATTGCTGATCGAGTTGAATTTATCACGTCTTGCTCAACAGCTCAAAGGAACAAGTTGCTGTCTGAATGCTTATGTGTTATATACACCCCAAAG gaTGAACATTTTGGCATTGTACCGTTGGAGGCTATGGCAGCACAAAAGCCTGTGATTGCATGCAATAGTGGTGGCCCTCTTGAAACAATCAAGCATTCTGCAACAGGATTTCTTTGTGAACCAACTCCACAACAGTTTTCTTCTGCAATGGCTGCACTTATGAGAAACCCAGAGATGTCGGTTGAAATGG GCATATAG